One region of Trinickia violacea genomic DNA includes:
- the adh gene encoding aldehyde dehydrogenase, producing the protein MNHAEMQFLDIEFPYKKQYGNFIGGEWVQPVGNEYFDNLSPITGEPFTSIPRSREADVELALDAAHRARKAWGETAPATRAMILNRIADRLEQNLTRLAVAESIDNGKPLRETMAADIPLAIDHFRYFAGCIRAQEGSIGEIDGDTIAYHFHEPLGVVGQIIPWNFPILMAAWKVAPALAAGNCIVLKPAEQTPASILVLAELIQDLLPPGVLNVVNGFGLEAGKPLATSKRIAKIAFTGETTTGRLIMQYASQNIIPVTLELGGKSPNIFFADVMDGDDSYFDKALEGFTMFALNQGEVCTCPSRVLVEEKIYDRFMERALKRVAAVTQGHPLDPKTMIGAQASEEQLEKILSYVELGKQEGAQCLIGGERNSLGGELTNGYYVKPTVFRGHNKMRIFQEEIFGPVVSVTTFKTEEEALEIANDTLYGLGAGVWTRDGNRAYRFGRNIQAGRVWTNCYHAYPAHAAFGGYKQSGIGRETHKMMLDHYQQTKNLLVSYSEKPLGFF; encoded by the coding sequence ATGAATCACGCAGAGATGCAGTTTCTCGACATCGAATTTCCGTACAAAAAGCAGTACGGCAATTTCATCGGCGGCGAATGGGTGCAGCCGGTCGGCAACGAGTACTTCGATAACCTCTCGCCGATCACGGGCGAGCCGTTCACGTCGATCCCGCGCTCGCGCGAAGCCGATGTCGAACTGGCGCTCGACGCCGCCCATCGCGCACGCAAGGCATGGGGCGAAACCGCGCCCGCGACGCGCGCCATGATCCTCAACCGCATCGCAGACCGTCTCGAGCAGAACCTCACGCGCCTCGCGGTCGCCGAGTCGATCGACAACGGCAAGCCGCTGCGCGAAACGATGGCCGCCGACATCCCGCTCGCGATCGACCACTTCCGCTACTTCGCGGGCTGCATCCGCGCGCAGGAAGGCTCGATCGGCGAGATCGACGGCGACACGATCGCCTATCACTTCCACGAACCGCTCGGTGTCGTCGGCCAGATCATCCCTTGGAACTTCCCGATCCTGATGGCCGCGTGGAAAGTGGCACCCGCGCTCGCCGCGGGGAATTGCATTGTGCTCAAGCCCGCTGAACAAACGCCCGCGTCGATTCTCGTGCTGGCGGAACTGATTCAAGACTTGCTGCCGCCGGGCGTATTGAACGTCGTCAACGGGTTCGGTCTCGAAGCGGGCAAGCCGCTCGCGACGAGCAAGCGCATCGCGAAGATCGCGTTCACGGGCGAGACCACGACGGGCCGCCTCATCATGCAGTACGCGAGCCAGAACATCATTCCGGTCACGCTGGAGCTCGGCGGCAAGAGCCCGAACATCTTCTTCGCAGACGTCATGGACGGCGACGACAGTTATTTCGACAAAGCGCTCGAAGGCTTCACGATGTTCGCGCTGAATCAAGGCGAGGTGTGCACGTGCCCGTCGCGCGTGCTCGTCGAGGAGAAAATCTACGACCGCTTCATGGAGCGTGCGCTCAAACGTGTCGCGGCCGTGACGCAAGGTCATCCGCTCGACCCGAAGACGATGATCGGCGCGCAGGCGTCGGAAGAGCAGCTCGAAAAGATCCTGTCCTACGTCGAGCTCGGCAAGCAGGAAGGCGCGCAATGCCTGATCGGCGGCGAGCGCAATTCGCTCGGCGGCGAACTCACGAACGGCTATTACGTGAAGCCGACCGTGTTTCGCGGACACAACAAGATGCGCATCTTCCAGGAAGAGATCTTCGGGCCGGTGGTGTCGGTCACGACGTTCAAGACCGAGGAAGAAGCGCTCGAAATCGCGAACGATACGCTCTACGGTCTCGGCGCAGGCGTGTGGACGCGCGACGGCAATCGCGCCTATCGCTTCGGCCGCAACATCCAGGCGGGCCGCGTGTGGACCAATTGCTATCACGCGTACCCGGCGCATGCGGCGTTCGGCGGCTACAAGCAATCCGGCATCGGCCGCGAGACGCACAAGATGATGCTCGACCACTATCAGCAGACGAAGAACCTGCTCGTCAGCTATAGCGAAAAGCCGTTAGGTTTCTTCTGA
- a CDS encoding energy transducer TonB: MIASARRYSSFARYRLAASCSVAAVPATGDAACRISAPIAVHREGIERKQLCAIALAVLGLHGLLAIEAFRAFESKTTASEPSALDVRLNVLAPPRAPALAAPALSPSPGRNASKATQTPPSPSTPPHARRSTAALIRPAPSPAATRTSQAAHDPANPPSSLAAPSGAPPATQTTPQTTPQTAPQHDAGAAPPSAKPSASGSESENAAAQPATAPSFNAAYLHNPPPAYPAMAQRRAWEGTVLLKVHVLANGKPDHIEVVSSSGHPPLDEAAQEAVNDWRFIPAKRAAQAVDGWVQVPIEFKLGT; the protein is encoded by the coding sequence ATGATCGCTTCAGCACGGCGCTATTCGAGTTTCGCGCGCTACCGGCTCGCCGCGTCGTGCAGCGTGGCTGCCGTTCCGGCGACTGGTGACGCGGCTTGCCGGATTTCGGCGCCCATAGCGGTTCATCGCGAAGGCATCGAGAGAAAACAGCTTTGCGCAATCGCGCTTGCCGTGCTCGGGCTCCACGGGCTGCTCGCGATCGAAGCATTTCGCGCGTTCGAATCGAAGACAACCGCGAGCGAGCCCTCGGCGCTCGACGTTCGGTTGAACGTCTTGGCGCCTCCGCGTGCTCCCGCGTTGGCCGCGCCGGCGCTTTCTCCGTCGCCTGGCCGGAATGCGTCAAAGGCGACGCAAACACCGCCCTCTCCCTCTACGCCGCCGCATGCTCGTCGCTCGACGGCTGCGCTCATCCGGCCTGCCCCCTCGCCCGCTGCCACGCGGACTTCACAGGCTGCGCACGATCCCGCGAATCCGCCGTCAAGCCTCGCCGCTCCTAGCGGCGCACCGCCGGCGACCCAAACGACGCCCCAAACGACGCCCCAAACAGCGCCCCAGCATGACGCCGGCGCCGCCCCTCCGAGCGCAAAGCCGTCGGCGAGCGGATCGGAGTCGGAAAACGCCGCCGCGCAACCGGCTACCGCGCCGAGCTTCAATGCCGCTTATCTGCACAATCCGCCGCCGGCCTATCCCGCGATGGCGCAGCGGCGCGCGTGGGAAGGCACCGTGTTGCTGAAGGTTCACGTGCTCGCCAACGGCAAGCCGGACCACATCGAAGTCGTGTCGTCGAGCGGCCATCCGCCCCTCGACGAGGCCGCGCAAGAGGCGGTGAACGACTGGCGTTTCATACCGGCCAAGCGCGCAGCGCAGGCCGTCGACGGATGGGTCCAGGTGCCCATCGAATTCAAACTCGGAACCTGA
- a CDS encoding MotA/TolQ/ExbB proton channel family protein gives MSDIVTRYIVDFALGLLATLSALSWVLILSKAITHWRVAAHNRRFTEAFWRTAQQDPARAFGTPPQAGACAKGRLARIAADALSTDAPAGSGQQAEIARWDRHEVLERSLNQQIQRERRTLEQGLTLLASIANVAPFVGLFGTVFGIIHALHSVASGSSTGIAGIAEPVGQALVATGVGIAVAIPAVLAYNLYLRRVRVSAADLEDYATDLVNLAQRLGFRLGHSPTATTAGASTPAQHPDEVQA, from the coding sequence ATGTCCGACATCGTCACGCGTTATATCGTCGACTTCGCGCTTGGCCTGCTCGCCACGCTCTCCGCGCTCAGTTGGGTGCTGATATTGAGCAAGGCCATCACGCACTGGCGCGTCGCGGCACACAACCGCCGGTTCACCGAAGCCTTCTGGCGCACCGCCCAGCAAGATCCTGCCCGTGCGTTCGGCACGCCCCCGCAGGCCGGCGCATGTGCCAAGGGACGCCTCGCGCGCATCGCCGCCGACGCGCTAAGCACCGACGCACCCGCCGGGTCCGGCCAGCAGGCGGAGATCGCTCGATGGGACAGGCATGAGGTTCTGGAACGTTCGCTCAACCAGCAGATCCAGCGCGAGCGCAGAACGCTCGAACAAGGCTTGACGCTGCTCGCGTCGATCGCCAACGTCGCGCCGTTCGTCGGGCTCTTCGGGACGGTCTTCGGCATCATCCATGCCTTGCACTCGGTCGCGAGCGGGTCGTCCACCGGCATCGCGGGCATTGCGGAGCCGGTCGGGCAAGCCCTCGTGGCCACGGGCGTCGGGATTGCCGTGGCGATTCCGGCGGTGCTCGCGTACAACCTTTATCTTCGGCGCGTTCGCGTGAGCGCAGCCGATCTCGAAGACTATGCGACCGACCTCGTCAATCTCGCGCAGCGGCTCGGCTTCAGGCTCGGGCATTCGCCAACCGCGACAACCGCCGGCGCGTCGACGCCGGCGCAACACCCGGACGAGGTGCAGGCATGA
- a CDS encoding ExbD/TolR family protein, producing MISRSTEKDDEPLAAINITPLVDVMLVLLAIFLVVAPLLTRAIRVDLPQAAAGAAEPREHAVTLTLDERGKVFIDGHETAVEKLGPVLAGLASRDSRLSVNLQSDRREPFGEVAKVMGIVGRAGIVHVAIATADNADLRGKAP from the coding sequence ATGATTTCGCGTTCGACTGAAAAAGACGACGAGCCGCTCGCGGCGATCAACATCACGCCGCTCGTCGACGTGATGCTGGTGCTCCTTGCGATCTTCCTCGTGGTCGCGCCGCTGCTGACCCGCGCGATACGCGTCGATCTTCCGCAAGCCGCGGCCGGCGCGGCCGAGCCGCGCGAGCATGCGGTGACGCTTACGCTCGATGAGCGAGGCAAGGTGTTTATCGACGGACACGAGACAGCCGTCGAGAAGCTCGGGCCCGTGCTTGCTGGTCTTGCGTCGCGGGATTCGCGCTTGAGCGTGAATCTTCAATCGGATCGACGCGAGCCGTTCGGCGAGGTGGCGAAGGTGATGGGCATCGTCGGGCGAGCCGGGATCGTGCACGTGGCGATCGCCACGGCCGATAACGCCGACCTTCGGGGCAAGGCGCCCTGA
- a CDS encoding hemerythrin domain-containing protein, translated as MRTLFQHDAIHVIVKEHQQLSAVIAGMLRFVRRLEAGGDVPPAMVFRAMLYYIREYPEQIHHPKEDLHLFARLRKRTDELDDVIDELESQHAQGELKVRNMEHALTRYELVGKSALPELRKLVDDYAEFYRKHRRLEEEVILPAAQRYLTSEDWADIDAAFVGNHDPFEGVKLEEDLDRLFTSILNMVSDTTR; from the coding sequence ATGCGAACCCTTTTCCAGCATGATGCGATTCACGTCATCGTCAAGGAGCACCAGCAGTTGTCGGCGGTCATCGCGGGCATGCTGCGCTTCGTGCGCCGTCTCGAAGCAGGGGGCGACGTTCCGCCGGCGATGGTGTTCCGGGCCATGCTCTATTACATCCGCGAGTATCCGGAGCAGATCCATCACCCGAAGGAGGATCTTCATCTCTTCGCTCGATTGCGCAAACGCACGGACGAACTCGACGACGTCATCGACGAGCTCGAGTCGCAGCATGCTCAAGGCGAATTGAAAGTGCGCAATATGGAGCACGCGCTGACACGGTATGAACTGGTCGGCAAATCCGCTTTGCCGGAGCTGCGCAAATTGGTCGACGACTACGCCGAGTTCTACAGGAAGCATCGCCGCCTCGAGGAAGAGGTCATCTTGCCCGCCGCGCAGCGCTACCTGACTTCGGAGGACTGGGCCGATATCGATGCCGCATTCGTCGGAAATCACGACCCGTTCGAAGGCGTCAAGCTGGAGGAAGATCTCGATCGGCTGTTCACATCGATCTTGAATATGGTGTCGGACACGACGCGATGA
- a CDS encoding bifunctional acetate--CoA ligase family protein/GNAT family N-acetyltransferase has translation MTVRNLDALFAPMSVIRLGASPASASDASGELRGGGQALQTTSFPALGIVRTPPGDWDEAIARAGAAGVRAVLLEHAAADGGAVEPALDGTLEVARSFGLRVLGPGDAGLAVPRAGVLAGCLDAVTFAKPENGAIVHGRVAWVSQSGDLACRMLRFAKARQLGVSVAVALGDEADVDCADVLDYLADDAYTSAVVIAIDHVKEARKFMSAAQACVKNKPVVVWCEPTADEDPRAYDAAIERAGWVRVASVDELLDAFATLQSGSVSSSAPIAAYRAACERLAQTPLALPAHRAELAEARAYVESLGGVHANAVAVMPATEAERLLAYFDLPCEDSDDSQAHDAPLDSDDRPSLAIRMRDDRTFGPHLTLAAGTEVVSLLLPLHAGLAHDALGQLASACDWRTLDVARLAGALASLSQMLCGIPRIVSFEAQVRVEPHGVFFARTSIRIGAAGTRRAPAIRPYPVELEETLEWRGHTLTIRPIRPEDEAAHTEFFVALTPEDVRLRFFHFVHAVNHSQVARYVQIDYEREMALIACTKDGVGGTVVHGVVRALTDPDNEAAEFAVTVRSDEKGGHLGRALVDRIIRYCRSRGTHRLFGHVLRENDRMLALARDCGFVIDATEDPDVMAIRLTLEHA, from the coding sequence ATGACAGTGCGTAATCTCGATGCGTTGTTCGCACCGATGTCGGTGATTCGCCTCGGCGCGTCGCCGGCTAGTGCTTCGGACGCGTCAGGCGAGCTGCGAGGCGGCGGGCAAGCGCTTCAAACTACGTCCTTTCCGGCGCTGGGAATCGTTCGGACGCCGCCCGGCGATTGGGATGAGGCTATCGCGCGTGCCGGTGCGGCTGGCGTGCGTGCGGTGCTGCTGGAGCATGCGGCCGCGGATGGCGGCGCAGTCGAGCCGGCGCTCGATGGAACCCTCGAAGTTGCGCGGTCATTCGGATTGCGCGTGCTGGGCCCGGGCGATGCAGGACTCGCGGTGCCGCGAGCGGGCGTGCTGGCCGGATGCTTGGATGCGGTCACATTCGCGAAGCCGGAAAATGGGGCGATCGTCCATGGGAGGGTCGCTTGGGTGTCGCAATCGGGCGATCTTGCCTGCCGGATGCTGCGGTTTGCCAAGGCGCGGCAGCTCGGCGTGTCGGTTGCGGTTGCGCTTGGCGACGAGGCCGATGTCGATTGTGCCGACGTGCTCGACTACCTCGCTGACGATGCGTATACATCGGCCGTCGTGATCGCGATCGATCATGTGAAGGAGGCGCGCAAATTCATGTCGGCCGCCCAGGCGTGCGTGAAAAACAAGCCCGTCGTCGTCTGGTGCGAGCCGACGGCAGATGAAGATCCGCGCGCCTACGATGCGGCTATCGAACGAGCGGGATGGGTGCGCGTCGCCAGCGTCGACGAGCTGCTTGACGCGTTTGCGACATTGCAATCCGGCAGCGTGTCGTCGAGCGCGCCGATTGCCGCGTATCGTGCCGCGTGCGAGCGGCTTGCGCAGACTCCACTGGCGCTACCCGCGCATCGAGCCGAGTTGGCTGAAGCACGCGCTTATGTGGAATCACTCGGCGGCGTTCATGCGAATGCCGTCGCCGTCATGCCGGCCACCGAAGCGGAACGTTTGCTTGCGTACTTCGATCTTCCGTGCGAGGACAGTGACGATTCGCAAGCACACGATGCGCCGCTCGATAGCGACGATCGCCCGAGTCTCGCGATTCGGATGCGCGACGATCGAACGTTCGGGCCGCACTTGACGCTTGCGGCCGGCACCGAAGTCGTCAGCCTGCTGTTGCCGCTGCACGCCGGGCTTGCGCACGATGCTTTGGGCCAACTGGCGTCGGCCTGCGACTGGAGGACGCTTGACGTCGCACGGCTGGCGGGCGCGTTGGCATCGCTGTCGCAGATGTTGTGCGGAATACCGCGCATTGTGTCCTTCGAGGCGCAGGTACGCGTCGAGCCTCATGGCGTATTTTTCGCGCGCACGTCGATTCGCATCGGCGCTGCAGGCACACGCCGGGCGCCGGCAATCCGTCCGTATCCGGTCGAACTCGAGGAAACGCTGGAATGGCGGGGGCACACGCTCACGATTCGACCGATCCGGCCCGAAGACGAGGCGGCGCACACCGAGTTCTTTGTGGCGCTCACGCCGGAAGACGTTCGTCTGCGGTTTTTTCACTTCGTGCACGCGGTGAATCATTCGCAAGTGGCGCGGTATGTGCAGATCGACTATGAGCGTGAAATGGCGCTGATCGCATGCACGAAGGATGGCGTAGGCGGCACTGTGGTTCACGGCGTCGTTCGTGCCTTGACGGACCCGGATAACGAAGCTGCCGAGTTTGCCGTGACGGTCCGCTCCGACGAGAAAGGCGGGCACCTCGGGCGCGCGCTAGTGGATCGCATCATCCGCTACTGCCGTTCTCGTGGCACACACAGGCTATTCGGTCACGTGCTGCGTGAAAACGATCGCATGCTGGCGCTGGCGCGAGATTGCGGATTCGTGATCGATGCCACGGAAGATCCGGATGTGATGGCGATTCGCCTGACGCTTGAACATGCCTGA
- the adhP gene encoding alcohol dehydrogenase AdhP: MVQLMKAAVVHAFGEPLKIEEVPVPTPGPGQILVNIKASGVCHTDLHAADGDWPVKPKLPFIPGHEGVGFVAAVGDGVKHVKEGDRVGVPWLYTACGHCEHCLSGWETLCHEQQNTGYSVNGSYAEYVLADPNYVGHLPREVEFDEIAPILCAGVTVYKGIRMTDTRPGQWIAISGIGGLGHVAVQYAVAMGLHVVAVDVTEDKLELARRLGAKLMVNAFEMDPERVIQEAVGGVHGVLVTAVSRTAFTQALGMVRRGGTVTLCGLPPGDFPMPIFSTVLNGITVRGSIVGTRRDLQESLDFAANGSVRAHIHRDRLENINSVFSKLRHGKIDGRVVLEFD; this comes from the coding sequence ATGGTTCAGTTGATGAAAGCGGCCGTGGTCCACGCATTCGGCGAGCCGCTCAAAATCGAGGAAGTCCCGGTTCCCACGCCCGGCCCCGGCCAGATCCTCGTCAATATTAAAGCGTCGGGCGTCTGTCACACCGACCTGCACGCGGCAGACGGCGACTGGCCCGTCAAGCCGAAGCTACCGTTCATTCCCGGCCATGAAGGCGTGGGTTTCGTCGCGGCCGTCGGCGACGGCGTGAAGCACGTCAAGGAAGGCGATCGCGTCGGCGTGCCGTGGCTCTATACCGCGTGCGGACATTGCGAGCATTGCTTGAGCGGCTGGGAAACGCTTTGCCACGAGCAGCAGAACACCGGCTATTCCGTCAACGGCAGCTACGCGGAGTACGTGCTGGCCGACCCGAACTACGTCGGCCATCTTCCGCGAGAGGTCGAATTCGACGAAATCGCGCCGATTCTCTGCGCGGGCGTGACGGTCTACAAGGGCATCCGCATGACCGATACGCGCCCTGGACAATGGATCGCGATCTCCGGCATCGGCGGACTCGGGCACGTCGCCGTGCAGTATGCGGTCGCCATGGGGCTGCACGTGGTTGCCGTCGATGTGACCGAGGACAAGCTCGAGCTTGCCCGGCGGCTTGGCGCCAAGCTGATGGTCAACGCGTTCGAGATGGACCCCGAGCGCGTCATTCAAGAAGCGGTGGGCGGCGTGCATGGCGTGCTCGTCACCGCGGTTTCGCGTACCGCCTTCACTCAAGCGCTCGGCATGGTGCGGCGCGGCGGCACCGTGACGCTCTGCGGGCTCCCGCCGGGCGACTTCCCGATGCCGATTTTCTCGACCGTGCTCAACGGCATTACCGTGCGCGGCTCCATCGTGGGCACCCGGCGCGATTTGCAGGAGTCGCTCGATTTCGCCGCCAATGGCAGCGTGCGCGCGCATATCCATCGGGACCGGCTGGAAAACATCAATTCGGTGTTCTCCAAGCTGAGACACGGAAAGATCGACGGGCGGGTGGTGCTGGAGTTCGATTGA